One Alicyclobacillus acidoterrestris DNA window includes the following coding sequences:
- the fliR gene encoding flagellar biosynthetic protein FliR: protein MNYVLEHFNLFLLVSLRTIAFIAASPLMSMNVWPRLAKISLAFGLAYIAAPSIDTSVPDILTNPGQFVVDGVMEAIIGLMLGFIATLVFSAISIAGQAVDIQIGFSMAQLVAPGSTTQMGIMGNVYNLLFTLYFLGMGGLDGLMLAVLQSFTIVHIGAFQLPSDWPGFLLKLMGLVMSMGVELAAPLLAALFLSDVTFAFLSRAVPQMNVFVVGLPVKLFAGLAMFAIVMPGTVYLFNQIFSFVFRELQVVLQAIGG from the coding sequence ATGAATTACGTACTCGAGCACTTTAACTTGTTTCTATTAGTGAGTTTGCGCACCATCGCGTTTATTGCGGCTTCGCCGCTGATGTCGATGAATGTTTGGCCGCGGTTGGCCAAGATCAGTTTGGCGTTCGGATTGGCGTATATTGCAGCGCCTAGTATCGACACGAGTGTGCCGGATATTTTAACCAACCCTGGTCAATTTGTCGTCGACGGCGTGATGGAGGCCATCATCGGCTTGATGTTGGGGTTTATTGCGACGCTGGTCTTTTCTGCGATATCCATCGCGGGACAGGCTGTAGATATCCAAATTGGCTTTTCGATGGCGCAACTTGTCGCACCGGGATCGACTACTCAGATGGGCATCATGGGCAATGTGTACAATCTCTTGTTCACGTTGTACTTCCTCGGGATGGGGGGCCTGGATGGGTTGATGCTGGCGGTGTTACAAAGTTTCACCATCGTCCACATCGGCGCGTTTCAGTTGCCGAGCGATTGGCCCGGATTCCTTCTCAAGCTGATGGGGCTCGTGATGTCGATGGGCGTGGAATTGGCGGCACCGTTGCTTGCGGCACTGTTCTTGAGCGATGTGACGTTTGCGTTCTTATCGCGTGCGGTTCCGCAGATGAACGTGTTTGTCGTCGGTCTGCCAGTCAAGTTGTTTGCCGGACTCGCGATGTTTGCCATCGTCATGCCCGGTACGGTCTACTTATTCAATCAGATTTTTTCATTCGTGTTTCGCGAGTTACAAGTAGTCCTGCAAGCGATAGGGGGGTGA
- a CDS encoding CheB methylesterase domain-containing protein translates to MDTAPNTHLSRLRALVVVGTSTGGPKALTELFQALPVMDGVACCVVQHMPSGFTANLAKRLNDSSQWHVSEARDADVIQPGHVYIAPGGMQMRVQAGRPTVGLSIRKEEPVGGHQPSVDVLFHSVLELVGRLQLVGVLLTGMGRDGADGLLKLKDSGAFTVAESERTAVIYGMPKAAVERGAATEVVPLWQIPDVLATHLRHGLD, encoded by the coding sequence GTGGACACAGCGCCTAATACACACTTGTCTAGGTTGCGCGCGCTGGTGGTCGTCGGCACGTCGACGGGCGGGCCAAAGGCGCTCACTGAACTGTTTCAGGCGCTCCCGGTGATGGATGGCGTGGCCTGCTGTGTCGTGCAGCACATGCCTTCTGGCTTTACTGCGAACTTGGCCAAGCGGCTCAACGATAGTTCACAGTGGCACGTGTCGGAGGCAAGAGACGCCGACGTGATACAACCGGGCCACGTGTATATTGCCCCTGGCGGGATGCAAATGCGAGTGCAGGCAGGCAGACCGACAGTTGGTTTGTCGATTCGGAAGGAGGAGCCGGTCGGTGGGCACCAACCTTCTGTCGACGTACTGTTTCACTCTGTGCTGGAATTGGTGGGCCGTCTGCAACTGGTCGGTGTACTCTTGACGGGTATGGGGCGCGATGGCGCTGACGGTTTGCTGAAACTAAAGGATTCGGGCGCATTTACGGTGGCTGAGTCCGAGCGCACTGCGGTGATTTATGGAATGCCGAAGGCGGCGGTGGAGCGCGGTGCGGCAACTGAGGTCGTGCCGCTTTGGCAGATTCCGGACGTCCTCGCGACACACCTACGGCACGGATTAGATTAG
- a CDS encoding response regulator, producing MAKILVVDDAAFMRMMIKDILSKNGFEVVGEAADGAQAVEKYQELKPDLVTMDITMPEVDGIEALKRIRAIDSSAKVIVCSAMGQQAMVIDAIQAGAKDFIVKPFQADRVIEAVKKALG from the coding sequence TTGGCAAAGATTTTGGTAGTAGACGATGCGGCATTCATGCGCATGATGATTAAAGACATCCTTTCCAAAAACGGCTTTGAGGTGGTCGGCGAGGCTGCGGATGGTGCGCAGGCAGTCGAGAAATACCAGGAGTTGAAGCCCGATTTGGTGACCATGGATATCACCATGCCGGAAGTCGATGGCATTGAAGCGCTGAAGCGCATTCGGGCGATTGATTCCAGCGCGAAAGTGATTGTCTGTTCGGCGATGGGGCAACAGGCGATGGTCATCGACGCGATTCAAGCTGGTGCCAAAGATTTTATCGTCAAACCATTTCAGGCTGACCGCGTGATTGAAGCGGTTAAAAAGGCGCTGGGGTAA
- the flhF gene encoding flagellar biosynthesis protein FlhF: MIVRRYIVRDMPEAVMSIRKDLGKDAVILSTKKVRVKKWLGLRWQKRLEVTAAVGGDIPLHHDVVRNGAKAPAAPARKESRDTAPDTRPEATDVLEEPSFGAALAGAFGAYQATAAAMQPASALQDRDKAPVVEDVLRELASLKAMLQTQVGSRDGVPVASECETFLRAQGVSEEVARQWAERATANDPEVPMSTALSRVQQVILDELGDLATPMPISQDSRVVAFVGPTGVGKTTSIAKIAALYVLAGKRRVGLLTTDTFRIAAVEQLKTYADILGVPMLVVDDAQELPLRLAELSGCDLILVDTAGRNFRKPETVANTQSLLGSLAPDETILVASLTAKPDDLDALVTTCNPFGIDKFLFTKLDETSTLGSIPALLTKYKRPLSYVTVGQNVPDDIDILSVEQILSRWLGGGASE, from the coding sequence ATGATTGTTCGAAGGTATATCGTTCGTGACATGCCGGAAGCGGTCATGTCCATCCGCAAAGATTTAGGAAAAGATGCGGTCATTCTCAGCACGAAGAAAGTGCGCGTGAAGAAGTGGCTCGGCTTGCGTTGGCAAAAACGCCTCGAAGTGACTGCGGCGGTTGGCGGGGATATCCCGTTACACCACGATGTCGTCCGCAATGGTGCCAAGGCGCCTGCGGCACCCGCACGTAAGGAAAGTCGGGATACTGCCCCTGACACTCGGCCTGAGGCGACAGACGTGTTGGAAGAGCCAAGTTTCGGGGCGGCGCTCGCGGGCGCGTTTGGCGCGTATCAAGCGACGGCTGCTGCGATGCAGCCCGCGTCCGCGCTACAGGATCGAGACAAAGCGCCTGTTGTAGAGGACGTCTTAAGGGAACTTGCGTCGCTCAAAGCCATGCTTCAAACGCAAGTGGGCAGCCGGGACGGTGTGCCTGTGGCGAGTGAATGCGAGACATTTTTGCGAGCGCAAGGCGTCAGCGAGGAAGTGGCTCGCCAATGGGCGGAAAGGGCGACTGCAAATGACCCTGAAGTGCCGATGTCGACTGCGTTGTCGCGCGTGCAGCAGGTGATTTTGGACGAATTAGGCGATCTCGCTACCCCAATGCCCATATCGCAGGATAGTCGGGTCGTCGCCTTCGTGGGGCCGACGGGTGTCGGCAAGACGACGTCGATTGCCAAAATTGCCGCTTTATACGTGTTGGCCGGAAAGCGCCGCGTCGGGCTGTTAACGACAGACACCTTCCGCATTGCCGCCGTCGAGCAGTTGAAGACGTATGCGGACATTCTCGGCGTCCCGATGCTCGTGGTCGATGATGCGCAGGAACTTCCTCTGCGGTTGGCAGAGCTATCTGGCTGTGATCTGATTTTGGTGGACACCGCCGGGAGAAACTTTCGCAAGCCGGAAACGGTGGCGAACACGCAGTCCCTGCTTGGCAGTCTAGCGCCTGACGAAACCATTTTGGTTGCGTCGCTCACCGCCAAACCAGACGATCTCGACGCGCTCGTCACCACCTGCAATCCGTTTGGTATCGACAAGTTTTTGTTTACGAAACTGGACGAGACGAGCACGTTGGGAAGTATTCCTGCGCTGCTCACCAAGTACAAGCGCCCGTTGTCGTATGTGACGGTTGGGCAAAACGTGCCGGACGATATTGATATCTTGTCGGTCGAGCAAATCCTGAGCAGGTGGCTGGGAGGTGGGGCTAGTGAATGA
- a CDS encoding FliO/MopB family protein: MWNVIHPNLRIALDTTTNATAPVTVGAPGVHYYINVVIALVVVVLMIVLLVRFLAKRTNVQQRGAIQVLAARQLAPNRSVQVVEVGEKRFLIGVGEDVSLLAEVTDSYEQGVAEQDPSSFGQALSSALAELRRHPHRDE; encoded by the coding sequence ATGTGGAACGTCATCCATCCAAATCTGCGAATAGCGTTGGATACGACGACGAATGCCACGGCGCCAGTGACGGTCGGCGCACCTGGTGTGCACTACTACATTAACGTCGTCATTGCGTTGGTGGTCGTCGTGCTCATGATTGTCCTGTTGGTGCGCTTTTTGGCGAAGCGCACGAACGTTCAGCAGCGCGGCGCTATCCAGGTGTTGGCGGCGCGTCAGTTGGCCCCAAACCGTTCGGTGCAGGTGGTTGAAGTCGGAGAGAAGCGGTTTCTCATCGGTGTCGGGGAGGATGTTTCGCTATTGGCCGAGGTCACCGACAGCTATGAACAAGGGGTCGCCGAACAAGACCCTTCCTCGTTTGGACAAGCGTTGAGTAGTGCCCTTGCAGAACTGCGGCGCCATCCGCATCGGGACGAATAG
- the fliY gene encoding flagellar motor switch phosphatase FliY: MSDQVKLSQEEIDALLSGDGNREEPTAAALTPEEADTLGEIGNISFGSAATSLSALLQHRVDITTPTVSLIDADEVEKNFPKPYVLVAVEFTEGLIGSNALAIEVDDAKTIADLMMGGDGTNVEGELNELHLSAVGEAMNQMMGGAATSMSQMFGRYINISPPKVDIIDFSRPGQRAFDTKTVVNVQFQLKVGDLIDSRIMQLLPLDFAREMVATLLAGPASSSSESAATVAPQVDSPAPSQPIATQTPVSEPTPMATTPQSVAHGAYAAMANATPSAPPSVPRQTAASAAQQPPIQVRQPEFADFDDVSQNAAPPRNLSLLFDVPLNVTVELGRAKKVIREILELAPGSILELDKLAGEPVDILVNNKRIAIGEVVVIDENFGVRVTDIISQDQRVSKLS, from the coding sequence ATGAGTGATCAGGTGAAACTTTCGCAAGAGGAAATTGATGCGCTGCTCAGCGGCGACGGGAATCGAGAAGAGCCCACGGCGGCTGCGTTGACGCCGGAAGAGGCGGATACACTCGGTGAAATCGGCAATATCAGCTTTGGTTCGGCGGCCACTTCGCTGTCGGCTTTGTTACAGCATCGGGTGGATATTACGACCCCCACGGTATCGTTGATTGATGCAGATGAGGTTGAGAAAAATTTTCCGAAGCCGTACGTGTTGGTGGCTGTGGAGTTCACCGAAGGATTGATTGGTTCTAACGCATTGGCTATCGAGGTGGATGACGCCAAGACGATTGCCGACTTGATGATGGGCGGCGACGGCACCAATGTCGAAGGGGAACTGAACGAACTGCATTTGAGCGCCGTCGGCGAGGCGATGAACCAGATGATGGGCGGGGCCGCCACCTCGATGAGCCAGATGTTTGGGCGCTACATCAACATCTCGCCGCCAAAAGTCGATATTATCGACTTCTCCCGTCCGGGCCAACGCGCATTTGACACAAAGACCGTCGTCAATGTGCAGTTTCAGCTCAAAGTCGGCGATTTGATTGATTCGCGAATCATGCAATTGTTGCCGCTGGACTTTGCGCGCGAAATGGTCGCGACGCTCCTGGCTGGGCCTGCATCGAGTTCGTCGGAATCCGCGGCGACAGTGGCACCGCAGGTGGATTCGCCTGCACCAAGCCAACCGATTGCAACGCAGACGCCGGTTTCGGAACCGACTCCGATGGCCACCACGCCGCAAAGCGTTGCGCACGGCGCGTATGCGGCGATGGCGAATGCGACGCCGTCAGCACCGCCTAGCGTACCGCGACAGACCGCGGCTAGTGCGGCGCAGCAGCCGCCGATTCAAGTTCGGCAGCCAGAGTTCGCGGACTTTGATGACGTTTCCCAGAACGCCGCGCCACCGCGCAATCTGTCTCTGTTGTTCGATGTGCCTTTGAATGTGACGGTCGAGCTGGGGCGGGCGAAAAAGGTGATTCGCGAAATTTTGGAACTGGCGCCTGGGTCCATTCTGGAGCTGGACAAGCTCGCTGGTGAGCCGGTTGATATCCTTGTGAATAACAAGCGTATTGCCATTGGGGAAGTCGTCGTGATCGACGAAAACTTTGGCGTTCGCGTCACCGATATCATCAGCCAGGATCAACGTGTCAGCAAACTCTCCTAA
- the flhB gene encoding flagellar biosynthesis protein FlhB: MDLQLQRFADSGDKTERATPKRREEARRKGNVSRSPELTSALVLAAILVALRFTGSMIWGSWQSLMERDLTMQVPSQWTTSTVTQLFLMQGATAVKALLPVVGIALLIGVAVSVAQVRPMFVSMLLAPKFSRIQPLAGLKRMFSTRTLVELGKSLLKLMLIGFVGYSVVVPSASEIRGFTQVDVTQLPFAVGSMVFSLGIRIAVCMVMLAFFDFLYQRFEYERGLRMTKQEVKDEMKQMEGNQQIKGVIRRRARQLAFRRMMQEVPKADVVVTNPTHFAIALKYDSQSMAAPQVIAKGADNLAQRIKERAAESGVPMVENRPLAQTLYRVAEVGDAVPQELYQAVAEVLAHVYRLKQAARG; the protein is encoded by the coding sequence ATGGACTTACAACTTCAACGGTTTGCTGACAGTGGAGACAAGACCGAGCGCGCGACGCCGAAGCGCCGGGAAGAAGCGCGCCGCAAGGGCAACGTGTCGCGTAGTCCAGAACTCACATCCGCGCTTGTGCTTGCAGCCATTTTGGTGGCGCTTCGCTTCACCGGATCAATGATTTGGGGCAGTTGGCAGTCGTTGATGGAGCGGGACTTGACGATGCAAGTGCCGTCGCAATGGACGACGAGTACGGTCACACAGTTGTTTTTGATGCAGGGAGCGACGGCTGTGAAGGCGCTGCTACCCGTGGTCGGCATTGCGCTGTTGATTGGCGTGGCCGTGTCTGTGGCGCAGGTGCGCCCGATGTTTGTGTCAATGCTTTTGGCTCCAAAGTTTAGCCGAATTCAACCGCTAGCCGGTCTGAAACGGATGTTTAGCACGCGCACGTTGGTTGAGTTGGGTAAGTCGTTGCTGAAGTTGATGTTGATTGGTTTCGTCGGCTATAGCGTGGTCGTGCCATCCGCGTCGGAAATTCGCGGTTTCACACAGGTGGATGTGACACAACTGCCGTTTGCCGTTGGGAGTATGGTGTTCTCGCTGGGCATTCGCATCGCGGTGTGTATGGTGATGCTCGCCTTCTTTGATTTTCTCTATCAGCGATTCGAGTACGAGCGGGGACTCCGAATGACGAAACAGGAAGTCAAAGATGAAATGAAGCAAATGGAAGGAAATCAGCAGATTAAGGGCGTGATCCGCAGACGCGCCCGGCAATTGGCATTCCGGCGAATGATGCAAGAAGTGCCAAAGGCGGATGTCGTCGTGACCAACCCGACACACTTTGCCATCGCGCTCAAGTATGACAGCCAGTCGATGGCGGCGCCGCAGGTCATCGCCAAGGGGGCAGACAACTTGGCGCAGCGCATTAAAGAGCGCGCGGCAGAATCCGGTGTGCCGATGGTCGAAAACAGGCCCCTGGCGCAGACGTTGTATCGAGTAGCAGAAGTTGGGGACGCCGTGCCCCAGGAATTGTATCAGGCGGTGGCAGAAGTGCTCGCACATGTCTATCGACTTAAGCAGGCGGCAAGGGGGTGA
- the flhA gene encoding flagellar biosynthesis protein FlhA, whose translation MKLAKRTDLFVMMFVLGIIVMIVIPIPKPLLSMLIIVNIFVSMTILLVAMSTKEPLDFSVFPSMLLITTLFRLTLNISSTRLILGQADAGSVIKAFGDFVISNNAVVGFMVFLIIIIVQFIVITRGAERVAEVAARFTLDAMPGKQIAIDADMNAGLITEEEARKRRQTIEREADFYGAMDGASKFVKGDAIASMLIVGINIVAGFIIGIAMHHMPFQQALSTYTLLSVGDGLVSQIPALLLSTATGLMVSRAASEDNLGTDVVSQVFGYPRALFIVAIVIFLLGVVTPIGIFPVLPVSAAAAIGGWRLQQKKKQSQVKQVEEAARSQQAETKKPENVFNLLTVEPIEFEFGYGLIPLVDSKQGGDLLERVVMIRRQLAIELGLVIPMVRMRDNIQLKPTQYAIKLKGVQVAEGEIVMGHWLALSPGVENPAIQGVKTKDPAFGLPAIWVNQGMRVQAEANGYTVVDPPSVIATHLTEVLRRHAHELLGRQETKSLLDHVKTTNPAAVDDVYPNPLSLGQIQNVLSNLLREKISIRDMVTILETLADAARQTQDPDVLTEQVRQALARQICNQFSVPGEPMAVITLSATIEEQIQQSLVERPGGAFIGMDPAQAQRVIARLQEESGKLQALGKTPVLLVHPQLRLPVRRWIERYLPDVVVLSYNELDPTVEIQSGGVVNL comes from the coding sequence ATGAAGTTGGCGAAACGGACAGATCTGTTCGTGATGATGTTTGTGCTTGGAATCATCGTCATGATTGTCATTCCGATACCTAAGCCACTGCTCAGTATGTTGATTATCGTCAATATCTTCGTGTCGATGACGATTTTATTGGTCGCTATGAGCACGAAGGAACCGCTCGACTTTTCGGTCTTTCCGTCAATGCTTCTCATCACGACGCTGTTTCGGTTGACGCTCAACATTTCGTCGACGAGATTGATTTTAGGGCAAGCTGATGCAGGAAGCGTCATTAAGGCGTTTGGCGATTTCGTCATCAGCAACAACGCCGTTGTCGGCTTTATGGTGTTTTTAATCATCATTATCGTGCAGTTTATCGTCATCACGCGAGGTGCTGAACGCGTGGCGGAAGTGGCTGCACGCTTTACCCTTGATGCGATGCCTGGTAAACAAATCGCGATTGACGCGGATATGAATGCTGGGCTCATCACGGAGGAAGAGGCGCGTAAGCGGCGGCAGACGATTGAACGCGAAGCGGATTTTTATGGCGCGATGGACGGTGCCTCAAAGTTTGTCAAAGGTGACGCGATTGCGTCGATGCTGATTGTCGGCATCAATATCGTCGCCGGTTTCATCATTGGCATCGCCATGCACCACATGCCGTTCCAACAGGCACTCAGCACATATACGCTGCTGTCCGTCGGCGACGGTTTGGTCAGTCAGATTCCGGCGCTTCTGTTGTCCACAGCGACAGGGCTTATGGTTTCACGCGCGGCTTCCGAAGACAACCTGGGGACAGACGTGGTTTCGCAGGTGTTTGGTTACCCGCGCGCGCTGTTCATTGTCGCGATTGTGATTTTTCTGCTCGGGGTCGTGACGCCCATTGGCATTTTCCCTGTGCTTCCGGTTTCTGCAGCGGCCGCGATTGGCGGCTGGCGCCTGCAGCAGAAGAAGAAACAGTCGCAGGTGAAGCAGGTTGAGGAGGCGGCGAGATCGCAACAAGCCGAGACGAAAAAACCGGAGAACGTCTTCAATCTGCTCACGGTTGAACCGATTGAGTTTGAGTTTGGCTATGGGCTGATTCCACTGGTCGATAGCAAGCAGGGTGGAGACCTTCTCGAGCGCGTTGTGATGATTCGCCGCCAGTTGGCGATTGAGTTGGGGCTTGTCATTCCCATGGTGCGCATGCGCGACAATATTCAACTAAAACCGACACAATACGCCATTAAGCTAAAAGGTGTTCAAGTGGCAGAAGGAGAAATTGTCATGGGACACTGGTTGGCCCTTAGCCCTGGCGTGGAGAATCCTGCGATTCAGGGTGTCAAAACGAAAGATCCGGCGTTCGGGCTGCCAGCGATTTGGGTCAACCAAGGGATGCGCGTGCAGGCTGAGGCGAACGGGTATACGGTGGTTGATCCGCCGTCGGTCATTGCGACACACCTAACTGAGGTCCTCCGTCGACACGCCCATGAACTGCTTGGACGCCAGGAGACGAAGTCCCTCTTGGATCACGTCAAGACGACCAATCCGGCCGCTGTCGACGACGTCTATCCAAATCCGCTGTCGCTGGGTCAGATTCAAAATGTGCTCAGCAACTTGTTGCGGGAGAAAATTTCGATTCGCGACATGGTGACGATTCTCGAAACATTGGCGGATGCGGCTCGGCAAACGCAAGATCCCGACGTCTTGACCGAACAGGTTCGACAGGCCTTGGCTCGTCAAATTTGCAACCAGTTCTCCGTACCGGGTGAACCGATGGCGGTCATTACGCTGTCGGCCACCATCGAGGAGCAGATTCAACAGTCGCTCGTCGAGCGGCCGGGGGGTGCCTTCATCGGGATGGATCCGGCGCAGGCCCAACGCGTCATCGCACGGTTGCAGGAGGAGTCTGGCAAGCTTCAGGCACTGGGTAAAACGCCGGTGCTGTTGGTCCATCCGCAGTTGCGGTTGCCGGTGCGCCGGTGGATTGAACGCTATCTGCCCGATGTCGTGGTGTTGTCCTATAACGAGTTAGATCCAACGGTTGAAATTCAAAGCGGCGGCGTGGTGAATCTGTGA
- the fliP gene encoding flagellar type III secretion system pore protein FliP (The bacterial flagellar biogenesis protein FliP forms a type III secretion system (T3SS)-type pore required for flagellar assembly.) yields MCAWLFGGTFCFVHAATDSSSVVPGVNLSIGSGSGPSSVADTVKIILLLTVMTLAPAALILMTCFTRVIVVLSFIRNALSLQTTPPNQVLIGLALFITMFVMEPTLQQANKQALQPYLNGKISQTVAMQRAELPFKVFMEKQTRVTDLELFMQYRHEQIPKDVTKHPQSIPLSALVPAYTISELKTAFQIGFMIYLPFLVIDLVVATTLMSMGMMMLPPVVISLPFKILLFVMVDGWYLVVKSLLAGYAT; encoded by the coding sequence TTGTGCGCGTGGCTTTTTGGCGGAACGTTTTGCTTTGTTCACGCGGCGACGGACAGTTCCTCTGTCGTTCCTGGTGTCAACTTGAGTATTGGCAGTGGCAGTGGTCCGAGTTCCGTGGCGGACACGGTGAAGATTATTTTACTGCTGACCGTCATGACGCTGGCACCCGCTGCGCTGATTCTGATGACCTGTTTCACGCGCGTGATTGTCGTTTTGTCGTTTATTCGCAATGCACTCTCGTTGCAGACGACCCCGCCGAACCAAGTCCTGATTGGACTGGCGTTGTTTATTACCATGTTCGTGATGGAGCCAACGCTTCAGCAGGCGAACAAGCAGGCCCTGCAACCGTACTTGAACGGCAAAATATCGCAGACAGTGGCGATGCAACGCGCGGAACTTCCATTTAAGGTGTTTATGGAGAAGCAGACGCGGGTGACGGACCTGGAATTATTCATGCAATATCGGCATGAGCAAATACCCAAGGATGTCACGAAACATCCACAGTCTATTCCGCTCAGCGCTCTGGTTCCGGCTTATACCATCAGCGAGTTGAAGACGGCCTTCCAAATTGGCTTTATGATTTATCTTCCGTTCTTGGTCATCGATTTGGTCGTCGCGACGACGTTGATGTCGATGGGCATGATGATGTTGCCGCCGGTGGTCATTTCACTTCCGTTTAAAATTCTCCTGTTTGTCATGGTGGATGGCTGGTACCTCGTCGTCAAATCGCTGTTGGCAGGATACGCGACATAG
- a CDS encoding P-loop NTPase, with protein MNDQAARLRARMQHALGDSLDARPRESVAKVIAVGSGKGGVGKSNFCVNFGMGLAREGVRVLIMDTDVGFANIEVLLNVTPSHSLLDALSGRRLADIVEHSVYGLSFISGGNGLFDSSTLSVEDYGRLLAQLHELSVLYDIVLLDCGAGVNEVSRQLISASDELILVTTPEPTSMTDAYAFMKLLVQRSALPPTRVVVNRASSFAAAKRSAETLMSVTTRFLDVNIEALGYILEDAVVSEAVMRQVPVVAHAEKSRAASCYLQVATNFVRRDVVTPRVGVSGFFERLLGLRSRKGGRDSGHSA; from the coding sequence GTGAATGACCAGGCTGCTCGGCTGCGCGCGCGTATGCAGCACGCGCTGGGCGATTCTCTCGACGCGCGGCCGCGGGAGAGCGTGGCAAAGGTAATTGCTGTGGGCAGTGGCAAAGGTGGCGTTGGCAAGTCCAACTTTTGCGTCAATTTTGGCATGGGCCTCGCGCGCGAAGGCGTTCGGGTGTTGATTATGGACACGGACGTCGGCTTCGCGAATATTGAGGTGCTATTGAATGTCACGCCGTCACACAGTCTGTTAGACGCGCTGTCCGGCAGACGCCTGGCCGATATCGTCGAGCACTCTGTATACGGACTGTCCTTTATCTCCGGCGGAAACGGGCTGTTCGACAGTTCCACATTATCCGTCGAGGACTACGGCCGTTTGCTTGCGCAGTTACACGAGTTGAGTGTGCTTTACGACATCGTATTGCTCGATTGTGGCGCTGGCGTCAATGAGGTCAGCCGTCAGCTCATCTCGGCGAGTGACGAATTGATTCTCGTGACCACCCCGGAGCCGACTTCGATGACCGACGCCTACGCGTTCATGAAGCTTTTGGTACAACGCAGTGCTTTACCACCCACCCGCGTGGTGGTCAACCGGGCCTCGTCGTTTGCGGCCGCAAAGCGATCCGCCGAGACGCTGATGAGCGTGACGACCCGGTTTCTCGACGTGAACATCGAGGCGTTGGGTTATATCCTCGAGGATGCCGTCGTCAGTGAGGCGGTCATGCGGCAGGTGCCGGTGGTCGCCCACGCGGAAAAAAGTCGTGCGGCTTCCTGTTACTTGCAAGTTGCTACCAACTTTGTCCGACGTGATGTAGTGACACCGCGAGTCGGCGTATCCGGTTTTTTCGAACGCCTGTTGGGGCTGAGATCGCGTAAAGGTGGACGGGACAGTGGACACAGCGCCTAA
- the fliQ gene encoding flagellar biosynthesis protein FliQ, producing the protein MSDGFVMGLGAQIMWLVVKLTAPVLLLGLAVGLLISIFQATTQIQEQTLAFVPKIVAVMVALLVFGPWMLTNLTDFTSNILSNLMSYVM; encoded by the coding sequence ATGAGCGATGGGTTTGTCATGGGGCTTGGGGCGCAAATTATGTGGCTGGTGGTCAAACTCACCGCGCCAGTGTTGCTGTTAGGACTGGCAGTGGGGCTTTTGATCAGTATTTTTCAGGCGACGACACAGATTCAGGAACAGACGCTCGCATTTGTGCCGAAAATCGTCGCGGTGATGGTCGCGCTACTGGTGTTTGGTCCGTGGATGCTCACCAATCTGACAGATTTTACGAGCAACATTCTATCGAACTTAATGAGTTACGTGATGTAG